The proteins below are encoded in one region of Apium graveolens cultivar Ventura chromosome 4, ASM990537v1, whole genome shotgun sequence:
- the LOC141720825 gene encoding uncharacterized protein LOC141720825 has product MKGGRKNLKRASEGKDTLTLLPGQTIMQVVSLRGSNLIEVMDAKGDNSLALFPAKFQKSMWIKIGNFVVVDESGRLEAVESGRKVGCIVSQVLYHEQVRTLKKSPEWPETFSSASPEVLDEVPSSCDLLQGDDEVDISDDDGLPPLEANMNRTRPAEFQSDADSDSDATP; this is encoded by the exons ATGAAGGGAGGAAGGAAAAATTTAAAAAGGGCAAGCGAAGGTAAGGATACGTTAACTCTTCTTCCAGGCCAAACCATTATGCAAGTCGTGTCCCTTAGAGGTTCCAATCTCATTGAG GTAATGGATGCAAAAGGAGATAATTCACTGGCACTATTTCCGGCTAAATTTCAAAAGAGCATGTGGATTAAGATAG GTAATTTCGTGGTGGTTGATGAAAGTGGGAGATTGGAAGCTGTCGAGTCTGGAAGAAAAGTGGGCTGTATTGTTTCTCAAGTTCTTTATCATGAACAAGTCCGCACACTTAAAAAGTCTCCTGAATG GCCAGAAACCTTCAGTTCTGCAAGCCCAGAGGTACTTGATGAAGTTCCAAGTAGTTGTGATTTGTTGCAGGGAGACGATGAGGTTGACATAAGTGATGATGATGGGCTCCCCCCACTTGAAGCAAATATGAATAGAACAAGACCTGCAGAGTTTCAGTCTGATGCAGACTCAGATTCGGATGCAACTCCTTAG